DNA sequence from the Polyangiaceae bacterium genome:
AGGCCTTCGAGGAGGATCCGCTCCTGCTCCAGCTCCGCCGGGTCGTGGCGGCCGGGCTGGGCTGCGCTGGTGGGCTGGGCTTGGGCTACGCTTTCCGTCTGCATACCGAGCCTTAGAGCACGCAGCGTGCCAAGTAATTTGACCGTGTTTTCAGCCACTTAGCCGTGTAACACCCCCCGTAACAGCGTAACGACGTGGCGTAACGCGGTTACGCGAGGGCTTAGGTATACGGGGCTCGGCCGAGCGCCTTCCCCGGCTCGAGCAGTCGCGTGCTGGTGTTTAAGGAACGGCCGGTTTGCACGCGATCTTACGCCGCTTGGCTTCGTGCTACGTTGCCCGCGTGCCGGCGCGCGTCAAAGCTGCAGTCTTCCTTGCCTGGTCCTTGATCGTCACTCTGCTGAAGCGGCTGTTTGGCTCGAAGGAGAACCTCGGCATCGGGCTCTTCAAGGAGAACTACGGTCCCGACCGTCTGCCTCCGGTGACGCCTGACGAGCGCGAACAGCTGGCTGGCTTTGGCGGCTGCATCGCATGTGGTCTGTGTGATCGCGGGGAGGGCAGGCGGATTGAGGAGTCGAACGGGGAGTATCGCGGTGTGATGCTGCTGATGCTCGGAGGCTCCAGAAGCATGCCGGACTACACCGCCGCGGCACTGGGTTTCGCGCATGTTCCAGACGCCGTGCTTGCGAAGAAAGAAGCGCAGTGCCCAACGCGAGTGCCGATGCGCGCTATCGCGCGTTTCGTGCGGGAGAAGGCAGCGGAAGAGCAACGCTTGGCGGAAGGCAACGCCGCCGAGCAAGCGGCCGAGTAGCGAGTTTACGCAGCTGCGTAACGCTCCACACACCTTGTGGAGCAGCAATCTCGAGTTTGCTCCGTGGCTCGCTCGTGGCTCTCGAGGCCGAATTCTGGCCACTTGCGCACGATTGCGGGGTCACACGATGGGCTCGGCTGTAGTACAGCGCGGTTCCGATGAGCGACACGAAGAAGGTTGCGCTGCCCCCGCTGAGCGGTTGGGCGTTGATCCTCGGAGCTTCGAGCGGCTTTGGCGCGGCGGTGAGTCGTGCACTGGCCCGCGCCGGCACGAACATCATCGGTGTGCACCTCGATCGCCGGGCGACGATGTCCAACGTCGAGGAACTCACTGCGGAAATCCAGGAGCTCGGGCGTGAGGCGTGGTTCTACAACGTCAACGCCGCGGATCCCGCCAAGCGCGCTGAAGTGCTGGATGACGTGAAGCGCCGCTTCGCCGAACGGGGCAAGAACGAACAAGTGCGGGTGATGCTCCACTCCCTGGCGTTCGGAACGCTGCGCCCGTTCATCGACGAGAACCCCAAGGAGCAGCTGAACCAGAAGCAGATGGACATGACCCTCGACGTCATGGCCCATAGCCTCGTCTACTGGACTCAGGACGTGCTGGAGCGCGGCCTGATGTGCGACGAGGGTCGGATCTTCGCCATGACCAGCAACGGCTCGCGGGAGACCTGGGGCGGGTATGGCGCGGTGAGCGCTGCCAAGAGCGCCCTCGAGTCGCACTGTCGCCAGCTGGGCGCCGAGCTGGCTCCCCGCGGAATCACCGTGAACTCGCTGTGCGCCGGCGTCACCGATACGCCAGCGCTCAAGAAGATCCCGAACAACGACAAGATCGCCGAGGTCGCGATCCGCAAGGTGCCGACCCACCGGCTCACGCTGCCGGAAGACGTCGCCAACTGCATCGTCGCCTTGGCGCAGCCCTGCACCTACTGGATGACCGCCAACGTGATCTTCATCGACGGCGGCGAAGCCCACTGCGGTTGAGCCTTACCAGCCACAAACGTCGACGACTCCACTGGAGCCGCCCGTTTGCTTGTTCGGGGGAGGGAACTAGCGTCTTCCCACCACACTCAAGCGGGGAGCAGCACCGAAAGCTGCCAGGTGCCCACTCTCTTCCGCCACGTACACATCGCAGCGCTCATCGACTCGGAGCAAATCCGGGATCAAGTCCGTGGGTACGCTACCAATCACCTCACCGTCGCGCGGCCGCACCACGTGCACCTCGTGCTGCGGTACGAACAGGGCGCCGCTGCGCAGCACCGGCTCCAGGCGCCGCGGCTGATCCGCATCGAGGGAGCGCGAGAACACGTGGTTGTAGCGGATGGTGCCGGTCGCCGCGTCGAGGCAGAAGAAGGTGCCCGCGTCGCTGTTGATCATCAGCGCGTCGTCCACCGCGAGCCAGGCGGCAGTCGGTGAGCTGAGTCCCGGCGCGTGCTCCCAGAGCGCCGCTCCGGTCTCGCGATGGAAGCCCCGGGCGCCCGTGCCGCGCTTGTCGCGCACCGGCACGATCACCACTTCTTGAGTCACCAGCGGTGCCTGGCCGGGCGCCTGGCGCTCTTCGATATCCGCGCTCCACAGCTGGCGACCGGTCCACGGATCGAGACGGTGCAGGCGGCAGGGCCCACCGGGCGCCGCGCTGATCGCAAACGCTGAGTCGCTGTCGATGGTAATATCCGCGTGGAATGGCATGCGGTCGCGGATGCGCCACACCACTTCGCCGGTGGAGACATCCAGCGCGAACAGGCTGGAGTCGCCGCCGCCCGCCAAGAGCAGCTTGCCCGCGCGGCGCATGCGGTAGGCGCCGGGGCGGCGCGCCGTATGACGCCAGCGCACCTCGCCGCTCACCAGGTCGATGGCCGTGATCTGCCGGTCGCCTTCAGCCAACACCAACAGCTTCGGCAGGCCCGGTGTGTGCACCACGGCTCCCGAAGCACCGCTTGGCACCCGCGGCAGCAGGTGGCGCGTAAAGCGCGTCTCACCCGTCTCGAGATCCAGCAAGTCGACGCGGCCATCTGGATGAATCCGGGCAAGGCCCAGGGGAGTCACCACGCAGGCGGCGCGCTGGGTGCGCAGGCGCCACAGCACCACGCCGCTCTGGCGGTCGATGCAAGCCGTCTCTCGCGCGGCGCCAACCATCAGGCGGTCACCGCAAAGGAAGGTCGCGCGCAAGTCGATGCCCGGCACCGTCGCGACCCAGCGCGGCATGAAGCGCATCTTGCCGCCGTGCTCCCACATGCCACTGGCGCCGCGAGTGGCACGCCGCGCCCCAAAGGAGGCGTAGCTCTCAGGCTCCGGGTTCGTGACGCTGTCGTCGCACAGCGCGTCGTCGAGGCGCTCTTGAAGGGCGCCGACGGCGGAAGACAGCCCGATCAACCGCAGGTTTTTGCCCTGGGAAGCGTCCTTATCAACGAACGTGTCGAGCAGCGAGCGGCAGAAGCGCGCGATGCCGTCCACCATGCCCGGTGCGGACAGCTCTGGAAAAGTGATCCGTGGGGAATCAGGATTCGCGTCCGCGGCGCTCAAGCTGAGCGCCACTGGAGACTCTCCCGGTCCACGCCGGAAGCCGAGGCGCGCGCCGCCGACGTCAAAGCGCCGAAACAGTGGACGCGCCGAGCGCCACGCCTCGAGCAGCTCGTCTGCCAGTGCCACCAAGCGCTCCGCCACCAGGAACAGGTGCACCCCGCTGAGGCGCGCCGTCTTGCCGTGGGCGGAGACCTCGAACGTGCCCAGGGTGAGCAGGCTGTGTAGATCCGCGCGCTCCACGTGGGGGCAGTCGGCTTCCGCTCCTTGAGGCACCCGGAACTGTCCCGAGGCGGCGAATCCCAGGGCGTCCTTGGTCTTGATGCGAATACGCGCCGGCACGCGCTCGGCGCCGAAGCTCTTGCCACTTGGCAGCGCACGCTCGAGCAGGCTCTTCGCGGAGCGTAGGGACGCGAGCACGCCAGTCGGCGTCTTGGCCGGGGGCGCCACATCGCTCAGCGCGCGCAGCACGCCCTGGCGCATCGCCGTGAGGCTCACCTTGCGCTCGAACACCGCAACCTCGGGCTGCGGTCCGTTGCGGAACACCGTGAGCAGGACTTGCTCCCCGGCGCGCTCGAGGCCGAGCTCCCAGGCCTCCTCATCGGCATACAAACCGAGGGTAGCGCGGCTTTTTCGGCCGGCCGCCAGGGTGGCGACGGCATGTCCCAGCTCACCGAGCAGGGCCAGGGCTTCACCGTCGCCGATGCGAGCGGTGAGGTTCACGCCATCGACGACGACATCGAACAGGCCGTAGAGCGGGGCGAGGGCAGCGTTGGGTGCGTTTTCCGGGCGAGGACGAACGACGACATGGAGGGCCGACATGTGGACCTCATCGTAGGAAGCCGCGGCGGATTTCCTAACTTTTGAGACGGGATCGCCGGGTTTTGGACACACTCGGCCAATCGAGTTAGGGACGCCTCAGACGGGAGTTATGGAAGTGCCGAAGCCTCGACCTGCATGCCTCTACGGAGCGCTGCTGGGGGCGGCGGGGCTCCTCTTGTGTTGGGGCTTCGCGGTCGATGACGCACTCATTTCCGCGCGGATGGCAGCGAACCTGGCCTCGGGCCTCGGCTATCGCTTCAATCCTCACGGAGACATCGTCGACGCAGTCACGCCCCTCGGCTACGCCCATTTGCTGAGCTCGGGCGGGCGTGAGTCACCGCTCGCGGTGTTGCAGTTTGCGCGTGGAATTGGCGCCGTCGCGTATGTGCTCGGCTGGGCACGCCTCGGCCAGTTGGCGCTCCCGCGTCAGGGCGGCTGGCTCCTCGCGCTGCTCTTGGCCTTCGCCCCGTGCGCCGCCACTTGGGCCAGCACCGGCATGGAAACACCGCTGGTGTTTGGGCTCTTGATCGTGGGTTTGGGGGGAGGGGATGCGCCGGAGTCGCGTCGCGTCGCACTGTCAGCGAGCCTCGCGTTGGGCGTCGCCGGGGCGTGGCGTCCTGAGCTCTTGGCGTGCGTCGGAGTGTTGCTCCTCGAGCGCGCGAGTCGCGAACAGGGACTGCGGCGTGCGC
Encoded proteins:
- a CDS encoding SDR family oxidoreductase, producing MSDTKKVALPPLSGWALILGASSGFGAAVSRALARAGTNIIGVHLDRRATMSNVEELTAEIQELGREAWFYNVNAADPAKRAEVLDDVKRRFAERGKNEQVRVMLHSLAFGTLRPFIDENPKEQLNQKQMDMTLDVMAHSLVYWTQDVLERGLMCDEGRIFAMTSNGSRETWGGYGAVSAAKSALESHCRQLGAELAPRGITVNSLCAGVTDTPALKKIPNNDKIAEVAIRKVPTHRLTLPEDVANCIVALAQPCTYWMTANVIFIDGGEAHCG
- a CDS encoding PQQ-like beta-propeller repeat protein, which produces MSALHVVVRPRPENAPNAALAPLYGLFDVVVDGVNLTARIGDGEALALLGELGHAVATLAAGRKSRATLGLYADEEAWELGLERAGEQVLLTVFRNGPQPEVAVFERKVSLTAMRQGVLRALSDVAPPAKTPTGVLASLRSAKSLLERALPSGKSFGAERVPARIRIKTKDALGFAASGQFRVPQGAEADCPHVERADLHSLLTLGTFEVSAHGKTARLSGVHLFLVAERLVALADELLEAWRSARPLFRRFDVGGARLGFRRGPGESPVALSLSAADANPDSPRITFPELSAPGMVDGIARFCRSLLDTFVDKDASQGKNLRLIGLSSAVGALQERLDDALCDDSVTNPEPESYASFGARRATRGASGMWEHGGKMRFMPRWVATVPGIDLRATFLCGDRLMVGAARETACIDRQSGVVLWRLRTQRAACVVTPLGLARIHPDGRVDLLDLETGETRFTRHLLPRVPSGASGAVVHTPGLPKLLVLAEGDRQITAIDLVSGEVRWRHTARRPGAYRMRRAGKLLLAGGGDSSLFALDVSTGEVVWRIRDRMPFHADITIDSDSAFAISAAPGGPCRLHRLDPWTGRQLWSADIEERQAPGQAPLVTQEVVIVPVRDKRGTGARGFHRETGAALWEHAPGLSSPTAAWLAVDDALMINSDAGTFFCLDAATGTIRYNHVFSRSLDADQPRRLEPVLRSGALFVPQHEVHVVRPRDGEVIGSVPTDLIPDLLRVDERCDVYVAEESGHLAAFGAAPRLSVVGRR